A genomic stretch from Candidatus Tanganyikabacteria bacterium includes:
- a CDS encoding serine hydrolase: MPAPGTVAPPSVALAARRPDAGLQAALDAVLEACDLPGAGVFVLDLEGGRVAFNRPDDAFYPASIIKVPVMVEVVRQIAFEGLDPEIDLEVTAAHWTETWKPEFAVGDRAPLRRMLDLMITRSDNAATNVLIDVAGRHAIDAFMAALGVPEIRVRRKLGGNAPMPDADWTGGRNAMTPRATATLFEWLAGGVLVNAAGSARMLEILGRQEDRDCLPRGLPPGARIYHKTGRTSEVTHDAGLVERPPARYVLVVFTERSPSDRTCDAIGRVAAAVDAAIG; the protein is encoded by the coding sequence ATGCCCGCCCCCGGAACGGTCGCGCCGCCCTCGGTCGCCCTGGCGGCACGCCGGCCGGATGCGGGCCTCCAGGCGGCCCTGGACGCCGTCCTGGAAGCCTGCGACCTGCCAGGCGCCGGCGTCTTCGTCCTCGACCTGGAGGGCGGCCGAGTCGCGTTCAACCGGCCCGACGACGCCTTCTACCCGGCTTCCATCATCAAGGTGCCCGTCATGGTCGAGGTGGTCCGGCAGATCGCCTTCGAGGGACTGGATCCCGAGATCGACCTCGAAGTCACGGCCGCGCACTGGACCGAGACGTGGAAGCCCGAGTTCGCCGTCGGCGACCGCGCGCCCCTGCGCCGGATGCTCGACCTGATGATCACCCGCAGCGACAACGCGGCGACCAACGTGCTGATCGACGTGGCCGGCCGGCACGCCATCGATGCGTTCATGGCCGCCCTGGGCGTCCCCGAGATCCGGGTCCGGCGCAAGCTGGGCGGCAACGCCCCCATGCCGGACGCCGACTGGACCGGCGGGCGCAACGCGATGACGCCCCGCGCGACGGCCACCCTCTTCGAGTGGCTGGCGGGCGGCGTGCTCGTGAACGCGGCCGGATCGGCCCGGATGCTCGAGATCCTGGGTCGGCAGGAAGATCGCGATTGCCTGCCCCGCGGCCTGCCGCCTGGAGCGCGGATCTACCACAAGACGGGCCGGACCTCGGAGGTCACCCATGACGCCGGCCTCGTCGAACGGCCCCCGGCCCGCTACGTCCTGGTGGTGTTCACGGAGCGGTCGCCGAGCGACCGGACGTGCGACGCCATCGGCAGGGTCGCGGCGGCCGTGGACGCGGCGATCGGCTGA
- a CDS encoding SRPBCC family protein has protein sequence MPSRRFAPALLAASALAGALPAAAMEVREFRRDGWGGTLTAGFRVAAPPDQVFETLTDDTRFAEFMPFVTECRALERFPGGAKILMRARQFGMFDFSVVYIRRYRADRRQVTWQEVGGFFKRDDGAWTLAPDGAGTRVTYEIILDPGFYVPGFLLEFGLRQGLPEIGESVRRRAESGGRWKRPK, from the coding sequence GTGCCCTCACGACGCTTCGCGCCCGCCCTCCTGGCGGCGTCGGCCCTGGCCGGCGCCCTGCCGGCCGCGGCGATGGAGGTGCGCGAGTTCCGGCGGGACGGCTGGGGCGGGACCCTGACGGCCGGCTTCCGCGTGGCCGCGCCGCCGGACCAGGTCTTCGAGACGCTGACCGACGACACCCGCTTCGCCGAGTTCATGCCCTTCGTGACCGAGTGCCGGGCTCTGGAACGCTTTCCGGGCGGCGCGAAGATCCTGATGCGGGCGCGGCAATTCGGGATGTTCGACTTCAGCGTGGTCTACATCCGCCGCTACCGGGCCGACCGGCGGCAGGTCACGTGGCAGGAGGTCGGCGGGTTCTTCAAGCGGGACGATGGCGCGTGGACCCTGGCGCCCGACGGCGCCGGCACGCGGGTGACCTACGAGATCATCCTGGATCCGGGGTTCTACGTCCCCGGGTTTCTCCTGGAGTTCGGGCTGCGGCAGGGCCTGCCCGAGATCGGCGAGTCCGTCCGGCGGCGCGCCGAGTCGGGCGGCCGCTGGAAACGGCCCAAGTAG